The DNA sequence ATATTTATCTGCAATATCCCATATGCCTTTGTATAATTCCCTTGCAAATTTTTCAGAAGTATGCTCAGGAAAACAGACAGAAATCACCGCAACTGTTGCCTGACATCCCATAGCTGCCACATCGCTGATATTACTTGCAATAGCCTTTCTGCCAACATCGCGGATAGTGCATTTCTTAAGATCAAAATGTGTACCCTCTACCATCATATCTGTCGTAATAAGGCATAATTTATCCGAAGAAACATTTATTACCGCACAGTCATCTCCAATACCTATAATAACATCTCTCCGTCTCTTCTGCTGTTTCCGGATCCATTGTATAAATGAGAACTCACCCATAAAAGACCTTTATGTGTTAACTGAAAAATAAACTTTGCCTGGAATATACTCCTTAGCACTTACCATAATAACTATAATAACCGATAATTCTCTTTTTGCATTCACGATAATCCTTAGTGTTCTCATGATAACATTTTTAATTTATCCGACTCAACATTTTAAATTTATATCTCTCCATAATATTTTATTTTTCACACTCTATTTTAATTTGATTTACTACTTTTTTTGGCCGAAAAGAATCAGAATAACGCTCTTAAGAATTTGAATAAAAAAGTTTTTTAAATTGCAAAATAGGAGATTTGGTAATAAACTATAGAAAACAGACCCATAAATTTTTAAAGTGAGGAATGTAATAAATGCCAAACACTTTCAAGGGTAATTTTGCAGCCACCGCGATTGGCAGCCTCCCCCATACAGATACTGAAACAGCCTGTAAACTTATGCTCAAGTCACTGCCGGAAATTCCCTGTTGGCCTCAATTACCAAGGCACAGCAAGAAAGAGGATATGTGTATTCAGTATACGGAAGGGCTACCCTGTGCTGTGATACATGAAGATGAAAAGACGGTAAGTATTGACCTTTCTCTGGATACTTCAAGTGCGTTAGAACGTTTTTATGAAGCATTTCTCAAAAATGATCCTGATATATTCCTAATAAGCCCCGATTATGCGGTAGGGTTCTACGCAATGATTGACCAACTCAATAAATCTCCCCAAACATCTCCCCGTGCAATAAAAGGACAGGTTGCCGGCCCAATTACCCTGGCAGGATCTTTAAAATTATCGACTGGCATTACGGCTCTGTATGATGAGCAATTTTTCGATGTAATTATTAAATTAATATCAATGAAGGCCTACTGGCAATTTACGAAATTATCCCAATATGGCCTTCCGGTTATTATCTTCATAGACGAGCCTTATCTTACCAGTTTTGGTTCGGCATTTATGAATATAAGCCGGGAAAGGGCAATTCATGCCCTCAACGAAGCTTATGAAGTCGTTCAAACACAGGGAGGATTAACAGGAACCCATTGTTGTGGTAATACGGATTGGGCCATGCTTATGGACTCAAAAGTAGATATCGTCAGTTTTGACGCTTATGAGTTTATGGACAAGTACCTGATGTTTTGGCGTGAAATTAAGACATTCCTTGACAGAGGCGGTTACTTAGCATGGGGCATTGTACCAACTTCTTCAAAGATCAATAGCATATCTTTACATGATCTGGTAAAAAAACTAAAGGAAGGTATCCAATTTCTTGTTGAGAAAGGAATACCCAGAACATTGATCCAGGAAAGATCTATCATCACACCCAGTTGTGGAACAGGAACACTGACAATTGATGAGGCAGAAAAAGTAATGACATTAACACATGACTTATCCATGACAATGAAAGATTAGCCTCTTAAAGAAATTTATGAATTCCGGCGTAAGGCTGAAAGGATCTAAAATCGTAAATCCAAATTTTTTAACTGAAATTCTACACAAATCTATGCATAATATAGATATCAACAAGACCCAGTTTCTGATGATTAAATGCTTTTGGTACAGTACCTGCGATCTTAAATCCAAGTTTTAACCACAACTGTACCGCAACAATATTTGTGCTAACAACAAAATTAAATTGTAGCGCAGAAAAGCCCAATTTTTTCGCTTGTTTTATGGAATGACTCCCCATAGCCCTGCCAATACCATGTCTACGGACTTCAGGATGTACCATATAAGCTGCATTTGCAACATGAGCGCCAAGCCCAGGTTGATTTTTCCTCAGGATGTATGTTCCCAGAATCTTATTCTGTAATTCTGCAACATATGTATGGACAGGAGGCAACATCCATAAGATTCTGCAATCTTCTTTCCTTGATTTTGGATCAAAAGCAAAGGTATCTCCCCTTTTCACCACTTGATGGAAAATATCCCATATATCTTCAAAATCCGCTTCTTTTGCTTTCCGAATCTTAATCATATTTTGATTAAAAACCAAGCTTATAGAATCGAGCGCGTCGATACGCCTTATCTATACGCATATCGAGCCTTAAAGCTTCGTTGTGCAACTTTCTTTCAAGGTTATTGAGGCCCCGTTCAGTTAATCTGAGTTTCTCATACTCTACTCGTAACTAGTACACTGTCAATATAATTCATGATAATACGGTTTGTATCGGTTCAACTGCATGGGGCTGTGTCATTGCGAGGGTAGTGTCCGAAGCAATCCCCCTGGACATTTCAAAAGAGATTGCTTCGGGAAAATACCCCTCGCAATGACACATACGAGAGAGTCTATTATAGGA is a window from the Candidatus Jettenia sp. genome containing:
- a CDS encoding GNAT family N-acetyltransferase — protein: MIKIRKAKEADFEDIWDIFHQVVKRGDTFAFDPKSRKEDCRILWMLPPVHTYVAELQNKILGTYILRKNQPGLGAHVANAAYMVHPEVRRHGIGRAMGSHSIKQAKKLGFSALQFNFVVSTNIVAVQLWLKLGFKIAGTVPKAFNHQKLGLVDIYIMHRFV